In Aequorivita sp. H23M31, a single window of DNA contains:
- a CDS encoding S41 family peptidase, with protein MKIKLLLLATLIVFSSCGGVKKYNEQIGKLHSPQELKDDVDAAYNQLKKYHPRLYQYTSKEVLNFKFDSLKQSIKTPLSSRDFYEKLSPVIASVRQGHLVISPPNIKRNRKERKEFREKAFSFYTMKFEYLDEKLWLINAMGKDTLLIGSEVLAVEDKSPKELIEKYNNLIASDGYNKTFYDGFVGSRFPGFYIKNNGFQDSIRITFKNTDSIFTQTILWKNKKDAETISKDSLAAGVGEKIAVKKLTKEEKKAKQIKKYNSKRGYIASTKEYTRTFSLIGTDSLTAYMKIRNFSNGNPDDFYEETFNTIDSLGITNMILDLRNNGGGSLAEIDDLYSYFTDSPYTLVRPSEVNTRTPFFPFLINNTNPGVVQGLAVLFSPVILTHNLLKTKKVDDTIYYRFKASKEHKPKPNNYKGNLYVLVNGNSFSASSILSTQLKGTNRATFVGQETGGAYNGTVAGLFKGYELPNSKVSLRIGMMQVETYYKVEPDGYGVPVDKEITPTRADREAQRDPEVEWVLNDIKIKG; from the coding sequence ATGAAAATAAAACTACTCCTCCTTGCCACTTTAATTGTTTTCTCTTCTTGTGGCGGTGTCAAGAAATATAATGAGCAGATCGGTAAACTCCATTCTCCACAAGAACTGAAAGATGATGTGGACGCAGCGTACAATCAGTTAAAAAAATATCATCCCAGATTGTATCAATACACCTCCAAAGAAGTATTGAATTTTAAATTTGATAGTTTGAAACAGTCTATTAAAACTCCACTATCCAGTAGAGATTTTTATGAGAAACTTTCGCCTGTAATAGCAAGTGTAAGACAGGGCCATTTGGTTATCAGTCCCCCAAACATAAAACGCAACCGAAAAGAACGAAAGGAATTTCGTGAGAAGGCTTTTTCTTTTTACACCATGAAATTTGAATATCTCGATGAAAAACTATGGCTCATCAATGCTATGGGCAAGGATACATTGCTTATTGGGAGTGAGGTATTGGCAGTAGAGGATAAATCACCAAAAGAGCTTATTGAAAAGTACAATAACTTGATCGCGAGCGATGGCTATAATAAAACGTTCTATGATGGTTTTGTCGGATCAAGATTCCCCGGATTTTATATAAAAAATAATGGCTTCCAAGACAGTATCCGTATAACATTTAAAAACACCGATTCAATCTTTACGCAAACTATTCTCTGGAAAAACAAAAAGGATGCAGAAACAATTTCCAAAGATTCTCTTGCTGCTGGTGTTGGAGAGAAAATCGCTGTAAAAAAATTAACCAAGGAAGAAAAAAAAGCTAAGCAAATAAAGAAATACAATAGCAAAAGGGGATATATAGCTAGTACAAAAGAGTATACACGAACCTTTTCCTTAATTGGAACTGATAGCCTAACTGCGTATATGAAGATTAGAAATTTTTCTAATGGAAATCCGGATGATTTTTATGAAGAAACTTTTAATACCATAGATTCATTAGGGATTACCAATATGATTTTGGATTTACGGAATAATGGCGGAGGGAGCTTAGCCGAAATAGATGATCTATATTCATATTTCACAGATTCTCCATACACACTTGTAAGACCGAGTGAAGTTAATACCAGAACTCCCTTTTTTCCATTTTTAATAAACAATACAAATCCTGGTGTTGTTCAAGGCTTGGCAGTTTTGTTTAGTCCAGTCATTTTAACCCACAATCTCCTAAAAACTAAAAAGGTTGATGATACCATCTATTATAGATTTAAAGCCTCAAAAGAGCATAAACCGAAACCTAATAATTACAAAGGCAACCTATATGTTTTGGTAAATGGAAATTCCTTTTCGGCTTCCTCTATTCTTTCTACCCAATTAAAAGGAACCAATCGGGCCACCTTTGTAGGACAGGAAACTGGAGGAGCTTATAATGGAACTGTTGCCGGACTTTTTAAGGGTTATGAACTTCCAAATTCCAAGGTTTCTTTGCGAATAGGAATGATGCAGGTTGAAACATATTATAAGGTTGAACCCGATGGTTATGGAGTGCCGGTAGATAAGGAGATTACACCTACAAGAGCCGATAGAGAAGCCCAAAGAGATCCAGAAGTTGAGTGGGTCTTAAATGATATCAAGATTAAAGGATAA
- the nhaC gene encoding Na+/H+ antiporter NhaC gives MQSQDIKPKDPKDEDVVENKELNIWEALIPVFALIGMLFYNVFFAFGDDALSGSNQFILLMGGAVAAVVGILNKVSFDQMLEEVAQNIKSTAGAILILLMVGALAGTWLISGVIPTMIYYGLQILNPTIFLVSCVLICSIISVATGSSWTTSATVGIALIGIANALDVSLGMTAGAILSGAYFGDKISPLSDTTNLAPAMAGTDLFTHIRYMLYTTVPTMTITLIVFVIIGFNIETTGTADTHLILEAVKESITVSPWLFLVPIIVIVLIVKKTPPLIALLIGTLLAAIAALIFQPNIVAAIGGGSSLTFANGYKGIMNAITVQTNIPTENEALKDLFSSGGMTGMLNTIWLILCAMTFGGIMDAIGALSAISKALLKLFHTTFGLFASTVVSCLALNVTASDQYLAIVIPGKMYSQAFKDKGLAPENLSRTLEDSGTVTSVLVPWNTCGAYHSGVLGVDTLHYAGYAIFNYVSPFMTLLFAAFSIKIKQLTTPSRA, from the coding sequence ATGCAGAGCCAAGATATCAAGCCAAAAGACCCAAAAGATGAGGATGTAGTAGAAAATAAAGAACTCAATATTTGGGAAGCGCTTATTCCTGTTTTTGCATTAATTGGAATGCTTTTCTACAATGTGTTTTTTGCCTTTGGTGATGATGCTCTCAGTGGAAGCAACCAATTTATACTTTTAATGGGAGGTGCCGTTGCAGCTGTAGTAGGAATTCTCAACAAGGTAAGCTTCGATCAAATGCTTGAGGAAGTGGCGCAAAATATAAAATCCACCGCTGGCGCTATTTTAATTCTTCTTATGGTAGGAGCTTTGGCAGGGACTTGGCTAATAAGCGGCGTTATTCCCACAATGATCTATTACGGTCTCCAAATTTTAAATCCAACGATATTTTTAGTTTCTTGCGTCCTAATATGTTCTATAATTTCCGTGGCTACGGGAAGTAGTTGGACCACCTCCGCTACCGTAGGTATAGCTCTTATCGGAATTGCCAATGCCTTGGATGTCTCCTTAGGAATGACCGCAGGAGCAATTCTTTCCGGCGCTTATTTTGGGGATAAAATATCACCTCTGAGTGATACCACAAACCTCGCCCCTGCTATGGCGGGAACAGATTTATTTACCCACATTCGTTATATGCTTTATACTACGGTACCAACTATGACAATCACTCTAATTGTCTTCGTCATTATCGGATTTAATATAGAGACCACCGGAACTGCAGATACCCATCTTATACTGGAAGCCGTTAAGGAATCAATTACCGTAAGTCCGTGGTTATTCCTTGTACCTATTATCGTGATAGTTTTAATCGTAAAAAAAACACCGCCGTTAATAGCCCTTCTAATAGGAACCTTATTGGCAGCAATAGCAGCATTGATTTTCCAACCCAATATTGTTGCGGCTATTGGTGGGGGTTCCTCACTCACATTTGCCAACGGATATAAAGGAATTATGAATGCGATAACCGTCCAGACCAACATTCCCACAGAAAATGAGGCCTTAAAGGATTTGTTTTCCTCTGGTGGGATGACTGGAATGCTGAATACCATCTGGCTCATTCTCTGTGCCATGACTTTCGGAGGCATTATGGATGCCATCGGCGCCCTCTCTGCAATTAGTAAGGCTTTGTTGAAATTGTTCCATACTACTTTTGGATTGTTTGCAAGTACGGTGGTTAGCTGCTTAGCATTAAATGTAACTGCCAGTGATCAATATCTCGCCATCGTAATTCCCGGAAAAATGTATTCACAGGCATTTAAGGATAAGGGATTGGCGCCAGAAAATCTTTCCCGAACTTTGGAAGATAGCGGAACGGTAACTTCAGTACTAGTACCCTGGAATACCTGTGGAGCTTACCATAGCGGCGTACTTGGTGTGGACACACTTCATTATGCGGGCTACGCTATATTTAATTACGTCAGTCCGTTTATGACTCTCTTGTTTGCTGCCTTTTCTATAAAAATTAAGCAATTAACTACTCCATCAAGAGCATAG
- a CDS encoding thioredoxin family protein — protein MMLELKDDSLEQFISDEKDVIVQFAAGWCGNCRLMKPKFKKLATETEGFKFILVDAEKFPESRKMANVDNLPTFASFKDGKLVNQVQTNKFELLKDLVDEVTSN, from the coding sequence ATGATGTTAGAATTAAAAGATGATAGCCTGGAACAATTCATCTCCGATGAAAAAGATGTGATAGTTCAATTTGCCGCCGGATGGTGTGGTAACTGCAGACTGATGAAACCTAAATTTAAGAAATTGGCTACGGAAACCGAGGGATTCAAATTTATCCTGGTGGATGCCGAAAAATTTCCTGAAAGTAGAAAAATGGCAAATGTGGACAACTTACCAACTTTTGCCTCTTTTAAGGATGGGAAATTGGTCAACCAGGTTCAGACCAATAAATTCGAACTGTTAAAAGATTTAGTAGATGAAGTTACCAGTAATTAG
- a CDS encoding aminotransferase class I/II-fold pyridoxal phosphate-dependent enzyme, whose product MAFKPADKIQDLQYFGEFGGVNPSISDSSTYTFLSAKTMFDTFEGNAEGCYLYSRHSTPSNLYLGQALAAMEGTETAHVAATGMGSITPAILQLCKAGDHIVSSRTIYGGTYAFLKNFAPRLNIETSFVDITNLEQVESSITKNTMIIYCETVSNPLLEIADIKGLSKIAKKHNLQLLVDNTFSPLSISPAELGADIVLHSLTKFINGSSDTMGGVTCGSQEFIDSLRNVNDGANMLLGPAMDSLRAASILKNLRTLHIRIKQHSTNALYLAKKFEKDGLRTVYPGLKSHSGHELFKKMMNAEYGFGGMLTVDVGSLDKANELMELMQERNLGYLAVSLGFYKTLFSAPGSSTSSEIPEDEQKEMGLSDGLIRFSIGLDNDIERTYKMMRECMVKVNVLK is encoded by the coding sequence ATGGCTTTTAAACCAGCAGACAAAATTCAGGATCTACAATATTTCGGAGAATTTGGAGGTGTAAATCCTTCTATTTCCGATTCTTCCACATATACCTTTCTTTCCGCTAAAACTATGTTTGATACTTTTGAGGGGAATGCCGAAGGATGTTACTTATACTCTCGCCATTCTACTCCTTCAAACCTTTATTTGGGTCAAGCCCTTGCTGCGATGGAAGGAACAGAAACCGCACATGTTGCCGCAACTGGAATGGGCTCTATTACCCCTGCAATTCTACAACTATGCAAAGCTGGAGATCATATAGTTTCCAGCCGAACGATTTATGGAGGAACTTATGCTTTTCTGAAGAACTTCGCACCAAGATTAAATATTGAGACTTCCTTTGTGGATATTACAAATCTTGAGCAAGTAGAAAGTTCGATTACCAAAAACACTATGATTATTTATTGCGAAACAGTGAGTAATCCACTTCTGGAGATTGCCGATATTAAGGGGCTTTCAAAAATTGCCAAAAAACACAATCTGCAATTGTTGGTCGATAATACGTTTTCACCTTTAAGTATTTCGCCCGCAGAATTAGGAGCCGATATCGTTTTGCACAGTCTTACAAAATTCATTAACGGCAGTAGCGATACTATGGGTGGCGTAACCTGTGGCTCGCAAGAGTTTATCGACAGCCTGAGAAATGTAAATGATGGTGCGAATATGTTATTAGGACCAGCTATGGACAGTTTACGGGCAGCTTCCATTTTAAAAAACCTGAGAACACTTCACATAAGAATAAAACAGCACAGCACAAACGCGCTATATTTAGCTAAAAAATTTGAAAAAGACGGTTTAAGGACTGTTTATCCAGGATTAAAATCACATTCCGGGCATGAGCTTTTCAAAAAAATGATGAATGCGGAATACGGTTTCGGTGGCATGCTGACCGTTGATGTAGGCAGTCTCGATAAGGCAAACGAATTGATGGAATTGATGCAAGAGCGCAACCTTGGATATCTTGCGGTCAGTTTAGGATTTTACAAAACTTTATTTAGCGCTCCAGGTTCTTCCACTTCATCTGAAATTCCAGAAGACGAACAAAAGGAAATGGGACTTAGTGACGGTTTAATCCGTTTTTCCATTGGATTGGATAACGACATTGAGCGCACCTATAAAATGATGCGTGAGTGCATGGTAAAAGTTAACGTTTTGAAATAA
- a CDS encoding BspA family leucine-rich repeat surface protein — translation MKNILLFFSLLVASANMLAQQPEDYFITKWENPGWGNITIPTNSVYTYNYTVDWGDGSPISTHTGNASHVYSTAGIYTIKISGTFPQFYNNGVWNEALKSIEQWGNIQWKSMARSFKTVRNMAINSIDNPDLSQVTDMSEMFYQSGEFNGDISGWDVSNVKNMSLMFFQCPAFNQDIGNWNVSNVTDMSHMFEKTPFNQDIGNWDVSSVTTMASMFSENVVFNQDIGRWNINNVTTMHNMFNGNAGALSPANYDALLRGWSTLSLPNVIDFNQPLLKYCTAGAARAIMEQKGWIFNDGGTNCLGSCTTETTWNGSAWSNGLPTSTKKAVFAANYNTATSGSIDACSIQINPGFTLTVAPGTTIKVQRDLAIDGNLIFQSDATGNGELAKLGEKAAVVGDATVHRFMLEKRSYRMVSPAVTTSSNIRANWQEGVNNVGIPYSQNQNPNPGFGTHITGSTTGANGFDATGTGAPSLYTVDVAAQQFQVVGNTNLNKLTAGEAYLMMVRGDRDIDLTNNFSYGQTTLRSKGKLSWGKKHLKFVSPRNGAFIMFGNPFQSAVNMNTVLATSTNVNKNFYYVYDPNIGTNGAYVTVYLPTGNNNNGETMNVPPSSANQYLQPGQGAQLATLAPGGVTLDFLESDKAPGQFTPTNATGNTTVMDGMVMGQLFTQENYTNGGPVHDAFALLFAEENDNELTPADAVKPFNFYENIGIDHNGTYLSIEKRALPRVGENFPLYISGFQTNAYVLEIKVNGLEGALLYLDDAFTGSSTVLQEAAVAYPFSVSASNPESKATDRFSIRVAERLNIDENVSSSGISFYPNPVSDLLKINNLDNIQLNSASIYDITGRLIKTVDLKGATAEVSISVSDLSNATYLIILNSENGTVSNLLVKK, via the coding sequence ATGAAGAACATCTTACTCTTTTTTTCTCTATTGGTTGCCAGTGCCAATATGCTTGCACAACAACCGGAGGATTATTTTATTACAAAATGGGAAAATCCGGGATGGGGAAACATAACAATTCCCACAAATTCTGTTTACACATACAATTATACGGTAGATTGGGGGGATGGAAGTCCGATTTCAACACATACAGGAAATGCATCACATGTCTATTCTACCGCTGGCATTTACACTATTAAAATAAGTGGGACTTTTCCTCAGTTTTATAACAATGGAGTTTGGAATGAGGCTTTAAAATCCATAGAACAATGGGGGAATATCCAATGGAAATCTATGGCGAGATCTTTTAAGACAGTTCGAAATATGGCGATTAATTCAATTGACAATCCTGACTTATCACAAGTAACCGATATGTCCGAGATGTTTTATCAGTCAGGCGAATTTAATGGCGACATAAGCGGTTGGGATGTAAGCAATGTAAAAAATATGTCCCTGATGTTTTTCCAGTGCCCTGCGTTTAATCAAGATATTGGAAACTGGAATGTGAGCAACGTAACTGATATGTCCCATATGTTCGAAAAAACACCATTCAATCAGGATATTGGTAACTGGGATGTTAGCAGCGTTACAACAATGGCAAGTATGTTCTCAGAAAATGTGGTATTTAATCAAGATATAGGAAGATGGAATATTAACAATGTGACCACTATGCATAATATGTTTAATGGAAATGCAGGGGCTCTTTCACCTGCCAACTATGATGCACTCCTTAGAGGTTGGAGCACCTTGTCTTTGCCCAATGTCATAGATTTCAATCAACCTCTACTAAAATACTGTACAGCCGGTGCGGCAAGAGCGATTATGGAGCAAAAGGGATGGATATTTAATGATGGTGGAACAAATTGTCTTGGAAGCTGTACCACGGAAACCACTTGGAACGGATCTGCTTGGAGCAATGGTTTGCCAACATCCACCAAGAAAGCCGTTTTTGCCGCCAATTACAACACCGCTACTTCCGGAAGTATTGATGCCTGCTCCATTCAAATAAATCCTGGTTTTACGCTAACAGTTGCTCCCGGGACGACCATAAAAGTACAAAGAGATCTCGCCATCGATGGTAATCTCATTTTTCAAAGTGATGCAACAGGAAACGGAGAGTTGGCAAAATTAGGTGAGAAGGCTGCGGTGGTGGGAGATGCAACAGTACACCGCTTTATGCTCGAAAAAAGATCGTATAGAATGGTGAGTCCAGCAGTAACAACTTCGTCAAATATTCGGGCAAATTGGCAGGAAGGAGTTAATAATGTAGGGATTCCCTATTCGCAAAATCAAAATCCGAACCCAGGATTTGGAACTCATATTACCGGGAGTACTACCGGCGCAAATGGTTTTGACGCCACGGGTACAGGTGCGCCCTCATTGTACACGGTTGATGTAGCTGCCCAACAGTTTCAGGTTGTGGGTAATACAAACCTCAATAAACTAACCGCAGGCGAAGCCTACCTTATGATGGTAAGAGGAGATCGAGATATTGACCTTACAAACAACTTCTCCTATGGCCAAACCACCTTGAGGTCAAAGGGTAAACTTAGCTGGGGAAAAAAGCATTTAAAATTTGTATCCCCCAGGAATGGTGCATTTATTATGTTTGGGAATCCCTTCCAAAGTGCAGTCAATATGAACACAGTATTGGCTACCTCTACCAACGTGAATAAAAACTTCTATTATGTATATGATCCGAATATCGGGACAAATGGAGCCTATGTAACGGTATATTTACCAACCGGAAATAACAACAATGGTGAAACAATGAATGTTCCACCCTCTTCGGCAAACCAATATTTGCAACCAGGCCAGGGTGCGCAATTGGCAACTCTTGCACCAGGTGGTGTAACATTAGATTTTTTGGAGAGTGATAAGGCCCCAGGTCAATTTACCCCAACCAATGCTACCGGTAATACTACCGTAATGGATGGTATGGTCATGGGGCAATTATTTACACAAGAGAACTATACCAATGGAGGTCCTGTACACGATGCTTTTGCCTTACTTTTTGCCGAAGAAAATGATAATGAACTTACTCCCGCGGATGCAGTAAAACCATTTAATTTTTATGAAAATATAGGTATTGACCACAATGGAACGTACTTAAGTATTGAGAAAAGAGCTCTTCCGCGAGTCGGGGAAAACTTCCCATTGTATATATCTGGATTCCAAACCAATGCATATGTGCTAGAAATAAAGGTAAACGGACTGGAAGGTGCTTTACTTTATTTAGATGATGCTTTTACTGGATCTAGCACTGTTCTTCAAGAAGCAGCCGTTGCGTACCCTTTTTCGGTATCTGCATCAAATCCAGAGAGCAAAGCCACAGATAGATTCTCAATCAGGGTTGCAGAAAGACTAAATATTGATGAAAATGTTTCGTCTTCTGGCATTTCTTTTTATCCAAACCCCGTGAGCGACCTATTAAAAATAAACAATCTGGATAACATACAACTGAACAGTGCATCGATTTATGATATCACAGGAAGACTTATCAAAACGGTAGATTTAAAAGGAGCAACTGCGGAAGTATCTATTTCTGTCTCTGATCTATCTAACGCCACTTACTTAATAATTTTGAACAGTGAAAACGGTACCGTATCGAATCTTTTGGTGAAAAAATAG
- a CDS encoding peroxiredoxin, which produces MSLVGRKFPNITVDAMNEMGDTFKLNVLEEAQKNKKKVLLFWYPKDFTYVCPTEILSFQEALSKFEDRNTIVIGASCDTPEVHFAWLNTPKDNGGIEGVTYPLLADTNRNLSNALGILDVEPQSYDEDQEYYLLEGSNVTYRATYLIDEDGKIFHESVNDMPLGRNVNEYLRLVDAYTHVQEKGEVCPANWEEGKEAMKATREGVASYLSH; this is translated from the coding sequence ATGTCATTAGTAGGAAGAAAATTCCCAAACATTACAGTTGATGCGATGAACGAAATGGGAGACACTTTTAAATTAAATGTGCTTGAAGAAGCTCAAAAGAATAAGAAAAAAGTTTTGCTTTTCTGGTACCCAAAAGATTTCACCTATGTATGTCCTACTGAAATTCTTTCCTTTCAGGAGGCGCTTTCAAAATTTGAAGATCGAAATACAATAGTTATCGGAGCTTCTTGTGATACCCCCGAAGTACATTTTGCCTGGTTAAACACTCCAAAAGATAATGGAGGGATTGAAGGAGTGACTTACCCACTTCTCGCAGATACAAACCGAAACCTTTCCAATGCACTGGGAATCTTGGATGTTGAACCTCAATCTTACGATGAAGATCAGGAATATTATCTTTTAGAGGGCAGCAATGTTACCTACCGGGCCACTTATTTAATCGATGAGGATGGGAAGATTTTTCACGAGAGTGTTAACGATATGCCACTTGGTAGAAATGTAAATGAGTATTTAAGACTTGTTGATGCCTACACCCACGTACAAGAAAAAGGTGAGGTTTGTCCAGCCAACTGGGAAGAAGGTAAAGAAGCAATGAAAGCCACACGAGAAGGTGTAGCTAGTTATTTAAGCCATTAA
- a CDS encoding DUF3891 family protein encodes MIVREENEKYILTRQNDHAHLSGEIARHFEHFFLADPHFKDCLFAIYEHDRSWILPDALPEWNAITERPYDFIDYPIEEKLNYYRLGLAETEEMNPYAGLLCSMHYTSFIKKETADPLSLEFLQAENKRQNRLRTSLELSDGNLLHKQFQLLQLCDNISLYLCLNRPGTNKDEEHYFFRKGFKNSSGFSPNGKKDLIAYWPERDRINIEPYPFKDPFEVSIDQKYLLKQEIRKNGLKKAFLQAEAKTLSIQISKG; translated from the coding sequence ATGATTGTTCGTGAGGAAAATGAAAAATACATCCTTACCCGCCAAAATGATCACGCCCATTTGTCGGGAGAGATTGCACGGCATTTTGAACATTTCTTTTTAGCCGATCCTCATTTTAAGGATTGTTTATTTGCCATATACGAGCACGACCGCAGTTGGATTTTACCGGACGCTCTACCTGAATGGAACGCTATAACAGAGCGTCCTTACGACTTTATCGACTATCCCATTGAGGAGAAATTGAATTATTACCGATTAGGGCTGGCAGAAACGGAAGAAATGAATCCTTATGCCGGTCTTTTGTGCAGTATGCATTATACCTCTTTTATTAAAAAGGAAACGGCAGATCCACTAAGTCTGGAGTTTTTACAAGCGGAAAATAAACGCCAAAATCGTTTACGAACTTCACTTGAACTAAGCGATGGAAATTTGCTACATAAGCAATTTCAACTTCTGCAACTCTGTGATAACATTTCTCTTTATCTCTGTCTAAATCGTCCAGGAACTAACAAGGACGAGGAGCATTATTTTTTCAGGAAAGGTTTTAAAAACTCTTCTGGTTTTAGCCCTAATGGAAAAAAGGATTTAATAGCCTATTGGCCGGAGCGAGACAGAATAAACATTGAGCCCTATCCCTTTAAAGATCCATTTGAAGTAAGTATTGATCAAAAATATCTTCTGAAACAAGAAATAAGAAAAAATGGACTGAAAAAGGCCTTTCTTCAGGCCGAGGCAAAAACACTTTCAATCCAGATTTCAAAAGGTTGA
- a CDS encoding DUF6952 family protein, whose amino-acid sequence MKLPVIRHIQRNNSTAQIQNCIEVLESYCEYNRITDEEMDIIGELITNLCGAVEVHQMIEDGMPERDAANAFVKKVLGSIDK is encoded by the coding sequence ATGAAGTTACCAGTAATTAGACATATTCAACGGAACAATTCCACTGCCCAAATTCAGAATTGTATAGAGGTATTGGAGTCTTACTGCGAGTATAATCGCATTACAGATGAAGAAATGGATATCATCGGGGAGCTGATCACCAATCTCTGCGGAGCTGTGGAGGTCCACCAAATGATAGAAGATGGTATGCCGGAGCGCGACGCGGCCAATGCCTTTGTAAAAAAAGTTTTGGGCTCTATTGATAAATAG
- a CDS encoding flavin monoamine oxidase family protein: MRKAKSNFLRKLMGNLNQEVSDYNSSINGAEVITYSRRKFIADTTKGAIGAGLILSLPSFLISCKNEKAEPTSEILDIAILGGGISGLNCANHLLNSNLNFKVYEGSRRLGGRILTHYNDSLGLGIFPEFGGDFIDSTHKDMIDLAKEFKLKFIDLEEEQKAKNLIKDTYYFDNRIIPEDEIITEFNKIAKKIAIDKNSLGENYDTPDAEILDNIALSDYIASLECQTWLKDLLTAAFTSEFGLDCSEQSSLNLLDMVDSDTSAGFRPFGDSDEKFRIQGGNSKIIEGLTNKIGDKRLERNHEVSEISEDDQGTYHIKFTNDKIVSAKRIVCTIPFTILRKIKLNLKNMSNGKKMCIEELGYGMNTKLVLGYDGVPWSEKPNSAMGYLFHKDIVNGWDSSYNKTPDNDRGAYVAYFGGTFSQNLDKESFKNKMAPPTHSWKTELPESRISSLIGELDKAFKGSKDRFLGKHVFVNWIDYPYAKGSYSCYKKGQWTTISGLEMQPVGNFYFAGEHCSEAFQGFMNGGAETGRRVAEELLQLSSETKVASTTVG, translated from the coding sequence ATGAGAAAAGCAAAGAGCAATTTCCTAAGAAAACTGATGGGTAATCTAAATCAGGAAGTAAGTGATTACAACTCATCGATAAATGGAGCGGAAGTTATCACTTATAGCAGAAGAAAATTTATTGCGGACACAACAAAGGGAGCAATCGGTGCTGGATTAATTTTGAGTTTGCCATCCTTTCTAATTTCCTGTAAAAATGAAAAAGCAGAGCCCACCTCAGAAATTTTGGATATTGCCATCTTGGGAGGCGGAATTTCAGGCTTAAACTGTGCCAATCACCTATTAAATTCAAATCTGAATTTCAAGGTGTATGAGGGAAGCAGAAGATTGGGAGGCCGAATATTAACTCATTATAACGACTCTTTGGGTCTAGGGATTTTTCCCGAATTTGGTGGGGATTTTATTGATTCCACTCATAAGGATATGATCGACCTGGCAAAAGAATTTAAACTTAAATTTATCGATCTGGAGGAGGAGCAGAAAGCGAAAAATTTGATTAAGGACACCTATTATTTTGATAACAGAATTATTCCCGAGGATGAAATAATAACTGAGTTCAATAAAATAGCCAAGAAAATTGCAATTGACAAGAATTCGCTTGGAGAAAACTATGATACGCCGGATGCTGAAATTTTAGACAATATTGCCTTGAGCGATTATATAGCATCTCTTGAGTGCCAGACCTGGCTAAAGGATCTACTTACTGCTGCCTTCACTTCAGAATTTGGTTTGGACTGTTCCGAGCAATCTTCTCTTAACCTCTTGGATATGGTTGATAGCGATACCAGCGCAGGATTCAGACCCTTTGGTGATAGTGATGAGAAATTTCGCATTCAGGGAGGCAATTCTAAAATAATCGAAGGTCTGACTAATAAAATTGGAGATAAAAGACTGGAAAGGAATCACGAAGTTTCAGAAATAAGTGAAGATGATCAAGGAACATATCACATAAAATTTACCAATGACAAAATTGTGTCGGCAAAGAGGATAGTCTGCACCATTCCATTTACAATTTTGAGAAAAATAAAGCTCAACCTGAAAAACATGTCCAATGGAAAGAAAATGTGCATTGAAGAATTGGGTTATGGAATGAATACAAAATTAGTTTTAGGCTATGACGGGGTCCCTTGGTCGGAAAAACCCAATTCTGCTATGGGATATTTATTCCACAAGGATATAGTAAACGGTTGGGATAGCAGCTACAATAAAACTCCCGATAATGACCGCGGAGCTTATGTCGCCTATTTTGGCGGTACTTTCTCCCAAAATCTGGATAAGGAATCATTCAAAAATAAGATGGCTCCTCCCACCCATAGTTGGAAAACAGAACTTCCTGAAAGTAGGATCAGCAGTTTGATTGGAGAACTGGATAAAGCTTTTAAAGGATCCAAAGATCGGTTTTTAGGAAAACATGTGTTCGTAAACTGGATAGATTATCCCTATGCCAAGGGCAGTTATTCCTGTTATAAAAAAGGGCAATGGACCACCATTTCTGGCTTGGAGATGCAGCCAGTAGGAAACTTTTATTTTGCAGGGGAACATTGCAGCGAAGCGTTTCAAGGTTTTATGAATGGCGGGGCTGAAACTGGAAGAAGAGTAGCCGAAGAGCTGCTGCAACTTTCATCTGAAACGAAAGTAGCTTCTACAACAGTTGGTTAA